The following proteins are co-located in the Hyalangium minutum genome:
- a CDS encoding acyl-CoA synthetase, producing MFIGDWMGRGALYWPEQMAVVDVAKGEAGRFTYRALNARAEALGGWLRDVAGVKRGDRVGLVAHNGVEYLDLLFACGKIGAIFVPYNWRLHAQELAESVKDTTPRVLFFGDDFRDNVGQVQERFGDSLRLVHLETKSLPRSMPYAETLLHRPTAPVTNEQVSQEDILCLLFTGGTTGRSKGAMVSYRMVAWNTLNTLVHEVRPGDVTITHTPMFHTGGLLVYSVPLLTVGGTVVIMRRWDPEELLKLIQSEKVTLFFAVPTQYQQLHDSPSFRATNFSTVRFMTSGGAPMPVPLIQAWQAVHSVPFKQGFGMTEFGPGLFSMGPEFAISKAGSIGRPNYFVDARLVDDDGREVPVGGVGELVLKGPSMCSGYFNDEAATKESIDAQGWFHTGDLARRDADGFFTIAGRKKDMFISGGENVYPLELESVLYEHPAVQQCAVIGVPDAKWGEVGRAFVVLKPGTAATSEELLTHLRERVARFKVPKKVELMERLPVSPAGKILKRELREAAIAADARGPS from the coding sequence ATGTTCATCGGCGACTGGATGGGCCGGGGAGCGTTGTACTGGCCAGAGCAGATGGCGGTGGTGGACGTGGCCAAGGGCGAGGCCGGCCGCTTCACCTACCGTGCGCTCAATGCCCGCGCCGAGGCGCTGGGCGGGTGGCTGCGCGACGTGGCGGGCGTGAAGCGCGGGGACCGGGTGGGCCTGGTGGCCCACAACGGCGTGGAGTACCTGGACCTGCTCTTCGCCTGCGGGAAGATCGGCGCCATCTTCGTCCCCTACAACTGGCGGCTGCATGCCCAGGAGCTGGCGGAGTCGGTGAAGGACACCACGCCGCGCGTGCTCTTCTTCGGTGACGACTTCCGCGACAACGTGGGCCAGGTGCAGGAGCGCTTCGGCGACAGCCTGCGGCTGGTGCACCTGGAGACGAAGAGCCTGCCCCGGAGCATGCCGTACGCGGAGACGCTGCTGCACCGGCCCACCGCGCCGGTGACGAACGAGCAGGTGAGCCAGGAGGACATCCTCTGCCTGCTCTTCACCGGCGGCACCACGGGGCGCTCCAAGGGCGCGATGGTCTCCTACCGCATGGTGGCGTGGAACACGCTCAACACGCTGGTCCACGAGGTGCGGCCCGGCGACGTCACCATCACCCACACGCCCATGTTCCACACGGGCGGGCTGCTGGTGTACTCGGTGCCGCTGCTCACCGTGGGCGGCACTGTCGTCATCATGCGCCGGTGGGACCCCGAGGAGCTGCTGAAGCTCATCCAGAGCGAGAAGGTGACGCTGTTCTTCGCGGTGCCCACGCAGTACCAGCAGCTCCACGACTCGCCGAGCTTCCGCGCCACGAACTTCTCCACCGTGCGCTTCATGACGAGCGGTGGCGCGCCCATGCCCGTGCCGCTCATCCAGGCGTGGCAGGCCGTGCACTCGGTGCCCTTCAAGCAGGGCTTCGGGATGACGGAGTTCGGCCCGGGCCTCTTCAGCATGGGCCCGGAGTTCGCCATCTCCAAGGCGGGCTCCATTGGCCGGCCCAACTACTTCGTCGACGCACGGCTGGTGGATGACGACGGCCGCGAGGTGCCGGTGGGCGGGGTGGGCGAGCTCGTCCTCAAGGGGCCGTCCATGTGCTCCGGCTACTTCAACGACGAGGCCGCCACGAAGGAGAGCATCGACGCTCAGGGCTGGTTCCACACGGGAGACCTGGCGCGCCGCGACGCGGACGGCTTCTTCACCATCGCCGGACGCAAGAAGGACATGTTCATCTCCGGCGGAGAGAACGTGTACCCGTTGGAGCTGGAGTCCGTGCTCTACGAGCACCCCGCCGTGCAGCAGTGCGCGGTGATTGGCGTGCCGGATGCGAAGTGGGGCGAGGTCGGCCGTGCGTTCGTGGTGCTCAAGCCCGGCACTGCCGCCACCTCGGAGGAGCTGCTGACGCACCTGCGCGAGCGGGTGGCGCGCTTCAAGGTGCCCAAGAAGGTGGAGCTGATGGAGCGCCTGCCGGTGTCGCCGGCGGGGAAGATCCTCAAGCGGGAGCTGAGGGAGGCCGCCATCGCGGCAGACGCGCGCGGCCCGTCGTAG
- a CDS encoding alpha/beta fold hydrolase: MTTPRASVLILCAVLASGCVRSYRDQPPLPFQEFPYTSPQGQAWPLKRIPLPKTAETYGVATVPEVAYVELNPEGQRTLVFIHGLGSYLKFWRYQLDAFAAQGYRVIAVDLPGYGKSDKPGTFPYTMEAMADAVREVVQTLGIQKPVLVGHSMGGQTALSYAIRYPEEPGALVLTSPAGFEKFSWKEKAWLTRAFSTTLIKSSPEYGIWGSVRQSNFARWRPELEWLIEERVRVVATPDFDAYAYANVRTVDGLAHDDFVRDSLKSIQAPAIIVFGEDDRLIPNPFMHGGRAREVMEYGHANIKGSELVGLERCGHSVQLDCPQEYNDAVSAFLKKLPASGGGEPQQQVPPTTHTP; encoded by the coding sequence ATGACGACTCCTCGCGCCTCGGTCCTGATTCTCTGCGCCGTGCTCGCCTCGGGTTGTGTCCGCTCGTACCGGGACCAGCCGCCGCTGCCCTTCCAGGAGTTCCCCTACACCTCGCCCCAGGGGCAGGCGTGGCCGCTCAAGCGCATCCCGCTGCCGAAGACGGCGGAGACGTACGGCGTGGCCACCGTCCCTGAGGTGGCCTACGTGGAGCTCAACCCCGAGGGCCAGCGCACGCTGGTCTTCATCCACGGGCTGGGCTCGTACCTGAAGTTCTGGCGCTACCAGCTGGATGCCTTCGCCGCCCAGGGCTACCGCGTCATCGCCGTGGACTTGCCGGGCTACGGCAAGTCCGACAAGCCGGGCACGTTCCCGTACACCATGGAGGCCATGGCGGACGCGGTGCGCGAGGTGGTGCAGACGCTCGGCATCCAGAAGCCCGTGCTGGTGGGGCACTCCATGGGCGGGCAGACGGCGCTCTCCTACGCCATCCGCTACCCGGAGGAGCCGGGCGCGCTGGTGCTCACCTCGCCCGCCGGCTTCGAGAAGTTCTCCTGGAAGGAGAAGGCGTGGCTCACGCGCGCCTTCAGCACCACGCTCATCAAGTCCTCGCCCGAGTACGGCATCTGGGGCAGCGTGCGGCAGTCCAACTTCGCCCGCTGGCGCCCGGAGCTGGAGTGGCTCATCGAGGAGCGCGTGCGCGTGGTGGCCACGCCGGACTTCGACGCGTACGCCTACGCCAACGTGAGGACGGTGGACGGGCTGGCCCACGACGACTTCGTGCGCGACAGCCTCAAGTCCATCCAGGCGCCAGCGATCATCGTCTTCGGCGAGGATGACCGGCTCATCCCCAACCCGTTCATGCACGGTGGCCGGGCCCGGGAGGTCATGGAGTACGGCCACGCCAACATCAAAGGGTCCGAGCTCGTGGGGTTGGAGCGCTGCGGCCACTCGGTGCAGCTCGATTGCCCTCAGGAGTACAACGACGCGGTGAGCGCGTTCTTGAAGAAGCTCCCGGCCAGTGGGGGAGGGGAGCCGCAGCAACAAGTCCCGCCGACGACCCACACGCCTTGA
- a CDS encoding 3-oxoacyl-ACP synthase III family protein: MRYAQILSTGRYVPEKVITNAEMDRIVGEPVGDWLVQNVGIRERHIMADDQATSDLCVAAARQALQRAGTKPEELDLIIVATDTPDYLSPATSSVVQAKLGAVNAGTYDLNCACAGWVTALDVASKTIAADESYKRILVLGAYGMSRYINWKDKKTCTLFADGAGAVVLGASDKPGFMGARLLANGEYHDALGVYTGGTFRPATAENIALTNGKPAVQFVRKFPSTFNTERWPQLLDILLKRAGLELKDVNQFVFTQLNLRTIEATMKVLGQPMEKAHYTMDKWGYTGSACIPMTLDDAVEQGKVRRGDLVAFCASGGGLSMASALYRWTA, translated from the coding sequence ATGAGATACGCGCAAATCCTCTCCACCGGGCGCTACGTTCCCGAGAAGGTCATCACCAACGCCGAGATGGACCGCATCGTCGGCGAGCCCGTGGGCGACTGGCTCGTGCAGAACGTGGGCATCCGTGAGCGCCACATCATGGCGGATGATCAGGCCACCTCGGACCTGTGCGTCGCCGCAGCGCGCCAGGCGCTCCAGCGCGCGGGCACCAAGCCGGAGGAACTGGACCTCATCATCGTCGCCACGGATACGCCGGACTACCTCAGCCCGGCCACCTCGTCGGTGGTGCAGGCCAAGCTGGGTGCGGTGAACGCGGGCACGTACGACCTCAACTGCGCCTGCGCCGGGTGGGTGACGGCGCTGGACGTGGCCAGCAAGACCATCGCCGCGGACGAGAGCTACAAGCGCATCCTCGTGCTGGGCGCGTACGGGATGTCGCGCTACATCAACTGGAAGGACAAGAAGACCTGCACGCTCTTCGCGGACGGCGCGGGCGCGGTGGTGCTGGGCGCGAGCGACAAGCCCGGCTTCATGGGCGCCCGCCTGCTGGCCAACGGCGAGTACCACGACGCGCTCGGCGTCTACACCGGCGGCACCTTCCGCCCAGCCACCGCCGAGAACATTGCCCTGACCAACGGCAAGCCCGCGGTGCAGTTCGTCCGCAAGTTCCCCTCCACCTTCAACACCGAGCGCTGGCCGCAGCTGCTGGACATCCTGCTCAAGCGCGCCGGGCTGGAGCTGAAGGACGTGAACCAGTTCGTCTTCACCCAGCTGAACCTGCGCACCATCGAGGCCACCATGAAGGTGCTCGGCCAGCCGATGGAGAAGGCGCACTACACCATGGACAAGTGGGGTTACACGGGCTCGGCCTGCATCCCAATGACGCTCGACGACGCGGTCGAGCAGGGCAAGGTGAGGCGCGGGGACCTGGTGGCCTTCTGTGCCAGCGGCGGCGGCCTCTCCATGGCCTCCGCTCTCTACCGCTGGACGGCCTGA